A window of the Brachybacterium sacelli genome harbors these coding sequences:
- the ssb gene encoding single-stranded DNA-binding protein, whose translation MALDNTFTVRGQLTAEPELRHTKTNIPVASFTIAHNDRTFDKESGEWVDGDPTFVRCSYWREAGENFAESHEKGDRVIAFGSLKQNDFTDKDGNDRSNLELRVEEAGPSNKYATTTTTRRKGNGNKSSAPKSKAKANAGASSKAESSSEDADDDFDF comes from the coding sequence ATGGCTCTCGACAACACCTTCACGGTCCGCGGTCAGCTCACGGCCGAACCCGAGCTGAGGCACACCAAGACGAACATTCCCGTCGCCTCGTTCACCATCGCGCACAACGACCGAACCTTCGACAAGGAGAGCGGGGAGTGGGTCGACGGTGATCCCACCTTCGTCCGCTGTTCGTACTGGCGCGAGGCCGGTGAGAACTTCGCGGAGTCCCACGAGAAGGGCGACCGCGTGATCGCCTTCGGCTCGCTCAAGCAGAACGACTTCACCGACAAGGACGGCAACGACCGATCGAATCTCGAACTTCGGGTCGAGGAGGCCGGTCCGTCCAACAAGTACGCGACCACCACCACCACTCGTCGCAAGGGCAACGGCAACAAGTCCTCCGCCCCCAAGTCGAAGGCCAAGGCGAACGCCGGTGCCTCCAGCAAGGCCGAGTCGAGCTCCGAGGACGCCGACGACGACTTCGACTTCTGA
- a CDS encoding HNH endonuclease has protein sequence MSIEQTLSLLAFLAGAVLEHPWALMPLVLAVLVGIVVTSPAGGACESRDPRRAFTSAERQEAFSRAGLRCEHKPLLWSRCTNTPTQGDHIYPWARGGRTAMSNQQALCAFHNSRKSGTVPTRMYIYRLQLRRRRYFPEEASPQVEWRSGAAL, from the coding sequence ATGAGTATCGAGCAGACACTGTCTCTACTGGCCTTCCTCGCGGGGGCAGTACTGGAACACCCGTGGGCACTGATGCCCCTGGTTCTTGCCGTACTCGTGGGCATCGTGGTGACCTCGCCCGCTGGCGGTGCGTGCGAATCCCGGGATCCACGACGGGCATTCACGTCCGCGGAGCGCCAGGAAGCTTTCAGCCGGGCAGGCCTGCGATGCGAGCACAAACCCCTGCTGTGGTCGCGCTGCACGAACACCCCGACCCAGGGTGACCACATCTACCCGTGGGCGCGTGGAGGCCGTACCGCCATGAGCAACCAGCAGGCACTGTGCGCTTTCCACAACAGCCGCAAATCGGGGACCGTGCCCACGCGGATGTACATCTACCGGCTGCAGCTTCGGCGGCGGCGCTACTTCCCCGAGGAGGCATCCCCACAGGTCGAATGGCGCTCAGGAGCCGCGCTGTAG
- a CDS encoding phage tail tip lysozyme, translating to MADEHQSPGEDTGDSSTPEGDALDSPGSGDLGSGADGGPAASAASAGKALAKKGAETGVKKATGSDMAVSALRGAQKARHGDLMGGAQDVAASGAGALTTAAVVSTGIGAPVAGVAGSAVTGLAQTKAFRYVLMTVAALGIGALVLQMVVVASLSAIMLGAIIPPISQAEILSQTCTESSAPGASGPDAVVGSDIEEKAWNYLRGAGYTEEQTAGVMGNIERESGFNPFIAQGGAGVPNVSSGWGLVQWTADRHASVRDAVIDKLGERFYIAAPNIDQLPGSMTEDDVDAMVLFQLRYIITELQTNEQAAGAHLKSTTTVEEATRSFEEKYERAGIVAIDKRISYAEAFYEQYAGSPTPDSGGTESNEVVDSTDTQDPAPETEPLAPADVADTVASSTTAGCSGSSIAPGSGTGSVKPCPEGKEGCVNIAALIKPSASLSCPAGTTDEGTTTAYYKGQGKAIRLCALEGVTDANVRPIVMNATIAPAFVSFWAEAEKEGLDLTITSSFRSHAKQQALYASSPGGAARPGWSNHEFGMAFDIGGFSTSYSRNNCGSTQTPEGACSYPGTGTELERWKSIRALGLKHGMYIHDQEFWHIEFLPSGLHRDRNIDVYKG from the coding sequence ATGGCCGATGAGCACCAGTCCCCCGGTGAGGACACCGGGGATTCGAGCACGCCCGAGGGCGACGCACTGGACAGCCCTGGCTCTGGAGATCTCGGATCCGGCGCCGACGGAGGGCCGGCCGCATCCGCCGCGAGCGCCGGGAAGGCTCTCGCGAAGAAGGGCGCCGAGACCGGGGTCAAGAAGGCCACCGGCTCGGACATGGCCGTCAGCGCACTGCGCGGAGCCCAGAAGGCTCGTCACGGCGACCTCATGGGGGGAGCCCAGGACGTCGCGGCCTCGGGCGCCGGCGCGCTGACCACAGCGGCAGTAGTATCGACCGGAATCGGGGCGCCGGTAGCCGGGGTGGCCGGATCGGCGGTCACCGGGCTGGCTCAGACCAAGGCATTCCGCTACGTGCTGATGACCGTCGCCGCCCTGGGCATCGGCGCACTGGTGCTGCAGATGGTGGTCGTCGCCAGCCTGTCGGCCATCATGCTGGGTGCGATCATTCCGCCCATCAGCCAGGCGGAGATCCTCTCTCAGACCTGCACCGAGAGCTCGGCGCCCGGAGCGAGCGGGCCCGACGCAGTGGTCGGGTCGGACATCGAGGAGAAGGCCTGGAACTACCTCCGCGGCGCGGGGTACACCGAAGAGCAGACCGCCGGCGTCATGGGCAACATCGAGCGCGAGAGCGGGTTCAACCCCTTCATCGCACAGGGTGGCGCCGGCGTCCCCAATGTCAGCTCGGGTTGGGGTCTGGTGCAGTGGACTGCAGACCGCCATGCCAGCGTCCGCGATGCCGTCATCGACAAGCTCGGGGAACGCTTCTACATCGCCGCCCCAAACATCGACCAGCTCCCCGGATCTATGACCGAGGACGACGTCGATGCGATGGTGCTGTTCCAGCTGCGGTACATCATCACCGAACTGCAGACCAACGAGCAGGCTGCCGGGGCCCACCTCAAGAGCACGACCACGGTCGAAGAGGCGACCCGATCGTTCGAGGAGAAGTACGAACGCGCCGGCATCGTGGCCATCGACAAGCGCATCAGCTACGCCGAGGCGTTCTACGAGCAGTACGCCGGCTCCCCCACTCCGGACTCCGGCGGCACCGAGAGCAACGAAGTCGTCGACTCCACGGACACGCAGGACCCCGCCCCGGAGACCGAACCGCTCGCGCCGGCAGACGTCGCAGACACCGTCGCATCCTCCACCACCGCGGGGTGCTCCGGTTCCTCCATCGCCCCAGGGTCCGGCACCGGTTCGGTCAAGCCGTGTCCCGAAGGGAAGGAGGGGTGCGTCAACATCGCGGCGCTGATCAAGCCGTCAGCCTCGCTCTCCTGCCCCGCTGGGACCACCGACGAGGGCACGACCACCGCCTACTACAAGGGGCAGGGCAAGGCGATCCGGCTGTGCGCGCTCGAGGGGGTCACGGACGCCAACGTCCGACCGATCGTCATGAACGCGACGATCGCTCCCGCGTTCGTCTCCTTCTGGGCAGAGGCGGAGAAGGAGGGACTCGACCTCACCATCACCTCCTCCTTCCGGTCACACGCCAAGCAGCAGGCGCTCTACGCCAGCTCGCCCGGAGGGGCCGCACGACCGGGGTGGTCGAACCACGAGTTCGGGATGGCCTTCGACATCGGCGGATTCTCGACCTCCTACTCGCGCAACAACTGCGGCTCCACCCAGACCCCGGAGGGAGCCTGCTCCTACCCCGGGACGGGGACTGAGCTCGAGCGGTGGAAAAGCATCCGAGCACTGGGCCTGAAGCACGGCATGTACATTCATGACCAGGAGTTCTGGCATATCGAGTTCCTCCCATCCGGTCTTCACCGCGACCGGAACATCGACGTCTACAAGGGGTGA